Proteins from a genomic interval of Streptomyces sp. Tu6071:
- the gcvP gene encoding aminomethyl-transferring glycine dehydrogenase, which produces MTVHRTPLTRLEEGTPFAQRHIGPDAEARAKMLAQVGFGSLDELTAAAVPEVIRSAEALQLPAARTEAEVLAELRALARRNEVVDSMIGLGYYGTFTPPVILRNVMENPAWYTAYTPYQPEISQGRLEALLNFQTMVADLTGLPTSGASLLDEGTAAAEAMALSRRVGKVKKGVYLVDADTFPQTVAVLRTRAEPTGVEVVVADLSQGLPAEYAEGGVTGVLLQYPGASGAVRDLRPVIEQAHAVNAVVTVAADLLALTLLTPPGELGADIAVGTTQRFGVPMGFGGPHAGYMAVREAHARSLPGRLVGVSVDADGDKAYRLALQTREQHIRREKATSNICTAQVLLAVMAGMYAVYHGPDGLRAIAERTHRYASLLAAGLRAGGVAVAHGEYFDTLTVTVPGRADAILAAAREQGVNLYRVDADTLSLACDETTDRARLAAVWAAFGVSADIEALDASAEDALPGALRRTSTYLSHPVFHAHRSETAMLRYLRSLSDKDYALDRGMIPLGSCTMKLNATTEMEPVTWPEFGSLHPFVPVSQAQGYLELIRELEERLAEVTGYDRVSLQPNAGSQGELAGLLAVRGYHRANGDTARTVCLIPSSAHGTNAASAVMAGMKVVVVKTAEDGEVDLDDLHAKIDKHRDELAVLMITYPSTHGVFEEHVADVCAAVHEAGGQVYIDGANLNALVGLARPGHFGGDVSHLNLHKTFCIPHGGGGPGVGPIGVREHLAPYLPNHPLQPAAGPETGVGPVSAAPWGSAGILPISWAYVRLMGGEGLKEATQVAVLSANYIAKRLEPHFPVLYTGPAGLVAHECIVDLRELTKTTGVSVDDIAKRLIDYGFHAPTMSFPVAGTLMIEPTESENLAELDRFCEAMIAIRAEIEKVAAGTWPAEDNPLRNAPHTARALAGEWEHAYERAEAVFPGHVDPTTKYWPPVRRIDQAFGDRNLVCSCPPLDAYED; this is translated from the coding sequence ATGACCGTCCACCGCACCCCGCTGACCCGGCTGGAAGAGGGCACTCCCTTCGCCCAGCGCCACATCGGGCCCGACGCCGAGGCGCGGGCGAAGATGCTCGCCCAGGTCGGCTTCGGCTCGCTCGACGAACTCACCGCCGCCGCCGTGCCCGAGGTGATCCGCTCCGCCGAGGCGCTCCAGCTCCCCGCCGCGCGCACCGAGGCCGAGGTCCTCGCCGAACTGCGCGCCCTCGCCCGGCGCAACGAGGTCGTGGACTCCATGATCGGCCTCGGCTACTACGGCACCTTCACGCCGCCGGTCATCCTGCGCAACGTCATGGAGAACCCTGCCTGGTACACCGCGTACACGCCGTACCAGCCGGAGATCTCGCAGGGCCGCCTGGAGGCGCTGCTCAACTTCCAGACGATGGTCGCCGACCTCACCGGGCTGCCCACCTCGGGCGCCTCGCTGCTCGACGAGGGCACCGCCGCGGCCGAGGCGATGGCCCTCTCGCGGCGCGTCGGCAAGGTCAAGAAGGGCGTCTACCTCGTCGACGCCGACACCTTCCCGCAGACCGTCGCCGTGCTGCGCACCCGCGCCGAGCCGACGGGCGTCGAGGTCGTCGTCGCCGACCTGTCCCAGGGCCTGCCCGCCGAGTACGCCGAGGGCGGCGTCACAGGCGTCCTCCTCCAGTACCCGGGCGCCTCCGGGGCCGTACGGGACCTGCGCCCCGTCATCGAGCAGGCGCACGCGGTCAACGCCGTGGTCACCGTCGCCGCCGACCTGCTCGCGCTCACCCTGCTGACCCCGCCCGGCGAACTGGGCGCGGACATCGCCGTCGGCACGACGCAGCGTTTCGGTGTCCCGATGGGCTTCGGCGGCCCGCACGCGGGCTACATGGCCGTCCGCGAGGCGCACGCGCGCAGCCTGCCCGGACGCCTCGTCGGCGTCTCCGTGGACGCGGACGGCGACAAGGCGTACCGCCTCGCCCTCCAGACCCGCGAGCAGCACATCCGCCGCGAGAAGGCGACGAGCAACATCTGCACCGCGCAGGTCCTCCTCGCGGTCATGGCCGGGATGTACGCGGTCTACCACGGCCCGGACGGACTGCGCGCGATCGCCGAGCGCACCCACCGTTACGCGAGCCTGCTCGCCGCCGGGCTGCGCGCCGGGGGCGTCGCCGTCGCCCACGGCGAGTACTTCGACACCCTCACCGTGACCGTCCCCGGCCGCGCCGACGCGATCCTCGCCGCCGCTCGCGAGCAGGGCGTCAACCTCTACCGCGTGGACGCGGACACGCTCTCGCTCGCCTGCGACGAGACCACCGACCGCGCCCGCCTCGCCGCCGTCTGGGCCGCCTTCGGCGTCAGCGCCGACATCGAGGCGCTCGACGCCTCGGCGGAGGACGCGCTCCCCGGGGCGCTGCGCCGTACGAGCACGTACCTGAGCCACCCGGTCTTCCACGCGCACCGCTCCGAGACGGCGATGCTGCGCTACCTGCGCTCGCTCTCCGACAAGGACTACGCCCTGGACCGGGGCATGATCCCGCTCGGCTCCTGCACGATGAAGCTCAACGCGACGACCGAGATGGAGCCCGTCACCTGGCCCGAGTTCGGTTCCCTGCACCCCTTCGTGCCCGTCTCGCAGGCGCAGGGGTACCTGGAGCTGATCCGTGAGCTGGAGGAGCGGCTCGCCGAGGTCACCGGGTACGACAGGGTCTCGCTCCAGCCGAACGCCGGTTCCCAGGGCGAGCTGGCCGGGCTGCTCGCGGTGCGCGGCTACCACCGCGCGAACGGCGACACGGCCCGTACCGTCTGCCTCATCCCCTCCTCGGCGCACGGCACCAACGCCGCGTCCGCCGTCATGGCCGGGATGAAGGTCGTCGTCGTCAAGACCGCCGAGGACGGCGAGGTGGATCTCGACGACCTCCACGCCAAGATCGACAAGCACCGCGACGAACTCGCCGTGCTCATGATCACGTACCCCTCGACGCACGGCGTCTTCGAGGAGCACGTCGCCGACGTCTGCGCGGCCGTGCACGAGGCCGGTGGCCAGGTCTACATCGACGGCGCCAACCTCAACGCCCTCGTCGGCCTCGCGCGGCCCGGCCACTTCGGCGGCGACGTCTCGCACCTCAACCTGCACAAGACCTTCTGCATCCCGCACGGCGGCGGCGGCCCCGGCGTCGGCCCGATCGGCGTCCGCGAGCACCTCGCCCCGTACCTCCCCAACCACCCGCTCCAGCCGGCGGCGGGGCCCGAGACCGGGGTCGGCCCGGTCTCGGCCGCGCCGTGGGGCTCCGCGGGCATCCTCCCGATCTCCTGGGCGTACGTGCGGCTCATGGGCGGCGAGGGGCTCAAGGAGGCCACGCAGGTCGCCGTGCTCTCGGCGAACTACATCGCCAAGCGCCTGGAGCCGCACTTCCCCGTGCTCTACACCGGCCCCGCCGGGCTCGTCGCGCACGAGTGCATCGTGGACCTGCGCGAGCTGACGAAGACCACGGGCGTCAGCGTCGACGACATCGCCAAGCGCCTCATCGACTACGGCTTCCACGCCCCGACGATGTCCTTCCCGGTCGCCGGGACGCTCATGATCGAGCCGACCGAGAGCGAGAACCTCGCCGAGCTGGACCGTTTCTGCGAGGCGATGATCGCCATTCGCGCCGAGATCGAGAAGGTCGCGGCCGGTACGTGGCCCGCCGAGGACAACCCGCTGCGCAACGCCCCGCACACCGCGCGGGCGCTCGCGGGGGAGTGGGAGCACGCCTACGAGCGCGCCGAGGCCGTCTTCCCGGGCCACGTCGACCCGACGACGAAGTACTGGCCGCCGGTGCGCCGGATCGACCAGGCGTTCGGCGACCGGAACCTCGTGTGCTCCTGCCCGCCGCTGGACGCCTACGAGGACTGA
- a CDS encoding substrate-binding and VWA domain-containing protein, with protein sequence MGRHKVTGEDHGTRGSTRGRGRGRTVALATILVVAVVAGTGIAVRGGLIPLGGSCADDAIRLKVSASPDIAPALRAAADYAKEHEVTSDGNCLDVRVTSEDSSKVAERVKAGKDPGFHAWVPDASMWVDQANSGGNSARVSPTGAVASTPVAVGMTEKAAKKLGWPKKTYSWAELAAAGSQGDALRLGSADPARSATGLLALTEVAGQAGKAEGGSAQVAAAAKILAERTVDSDTQLLDTLARDDSGAEAGNPKRNDALILTEQRAYTRNKESDRELDLFYPEGGSPALDYPYVVPDNTELSTEQSRAAVRFMTFLNESHGQRLLRADGFRPEGGEADAEVAEAAGARAPQPYTSPTAEPPSAKALQETRGMWTITVQSARLLVVVDSSPSMAELVPGRGQSRMDVTKASLLQALAQFTSADDIGLWEFSTRLDGDRDYRELVPTDRLGARKGEGVTQRDKLTAAFGALQPQTGGATGLYDTTLAAYQQASKGYAADKFNAVVLLTDGTNEDPGSLTRGALLTKLRDLADPARPLPLVAIAVGPEAAGDDVKAIGSATGGSGFKVDDPAQIHEVINNAIVEAGSKQQH encoded by the coding sequence ATGGGACGTCACAAGGTGACCGGGGAGGACCACGGCACCCGCGGCAGCACGAGGGGCCGCGGCCGGGGCAGAACGGTCGCGCTGGCCACGATCCTCGTCGTGGCGGTCGTCGCCGGGACGGGCATCGCGGTGCGCGGCGGCCTGATACCCCTCGGGGGGAGCTGCGCGGACGACGCGATACGCCTGAAGGTCAGCGCGTCCCCCGACATCGCGCCCGCCCTGCGTGCGGCGGCCGACTACGCCAAGGAGCACGAGGTCACGTCGGACGGGAACTGCCTGGACGTTCGGGTCACCTCCGAGGACTCCTCGAAGGTCGCCGAGCGCGTCAAAGCGGGCAAGGACCCCGGCTTCCATGCCTGGGTACCCGACGCGAGCATGTGGGTCGACCAGGCGAACTCCGGGGGAAACTCCGCGCGGGTCTCCCCGACCGGCGCCGTCGCCTCGACCCCCGTCGCCGTCGGGATGACCGAGAAGGCGGCGAAGAAGCTGGGCTGGCCGAAGAAGACGTACTCGTGGGCGGAGCTGGCCGCCGCCGGTTCGCAGGGGGACGCCCTGCGGCTCGGCAGCGCCGACCCCGCGCGCAGCGCCACGGGTCTGCTCGCCCTCACCGAAGTCGCCGGCCAGGCCGGAAAGGCCGAGGGCGGCAGCGCGCAGGTGGCCGCGGCGGCGAAGATCCTCGCCGAGCGCACCGTCGACAGCGACACGCAGTTGCTCGACACCCTCGCCCGCGACGACTCCGGCGCCGAGGCGGGCAACCCGAAGCGCAACGACGCCCTGATCCTCACCGAACAGCGCGCGTACACGCGCAACAAGGAGAGCGACCGCGAACTCGACCTCTTCTACCCGGAGGGGGGCTCCCCCGCCCTCGACTACCCCTACGTCGTCCCGGACAACACCGAACTCAGCACGGAGCAGAGCCGGGCCGCCGTCCGCTTCATGACCTTCCTCAACGAGAGCCACGGGCAGCGCCTGCTGCGCGCGGACGGCTTCCGCCCCGAGGGCGGCGAGGCCGACGCGGAGGTCGCCGAGGCGGCCGGGGCGCGGGCGCCGCAGCCGTACACCTCGCCCACCGCCGAGCCGCCCTCGGCGAAGGCCCTCCAGGAGACGCGCGGGATGTGGACCATCACGGTGCAGAGCGCGCGGCTGCTCGTCGTCGTGGACTCCTCGCCCTCGATGGCCGAACTCGTCCCGGGGCGCGGGCAGAGCCGGATGGACGTCACCAAGGCGTCCCTGCTCCAGGCCCTCGCGCAGTTCACGTCGGCGGACGACATCGGCCTGTGGGAGTTCTCGACCCGGCTCGACGGCGACCGCGACTACCGCGAACTGGTCCCCACCGACCGGCTCGGCGCCCGCAAGGGCGAGGGCGTGACGCAGCGCGACAAGCTCACCGCCGCCTTCGGGGCGCTCCAGCCGCAGACCGGCGGCGCGACGGGCCTGTACGACACGACGCTCGCCGCGTACCAGCAGGCGAGCAAGGGCTACGCGGCGGACAAGTTCAACGCCGTCGTGCTGCTCACGGACGGCACCAACGAGGACCCCGGCTCACTCACCCGCGGCGCCCTCCTCACGAAGCTCAGGGATCTCGCCGACCCCGCCCGCCCGCTCCCCCTCGTGGCCATCGCCGTCGGCCCCGAGGCGGCGGGGGACGACGTGAAGGCGATCGGCTCGGCCACCGGTGGCTCGGGCTTCAAGGTCGACGACCCGGCCCAGATCCACGAGGTCATCAACAACGCGATCGTGGAGGCCGGGAGCAAGCAACAGCACTGA
- a CDS encoding PRC-barrel domain-containing protein, with the protein METDIDPHALIGRKAVDHEGARIGTVDEVYLDDATGIPEWAAIRTGLFSRDAFVPLEPSRLVSGVLRVPFARALIKDAPDFGVGRHLSPQQELQLYRHYGLDANPPEPHEDVEFGSIAGREDA; encoded by the coding sequence GTGGAGACCGATATCGACCCGCACGCCCTGATCGGTCGCAAGGCGGTGGACCACGAGGGTGCCCGGATCGGCACCGTGGACGAGGTGTACCTCGACGACGCCACCGGAATCCCCGAGTGGGCGGCGATACGCACCGGCCTCTTCAGCAGGGACGCCTTCGTCCCCCTGGAGCCGAGCCGGCTCGTCTCGGGCGTCCTGCGCGTCCCCTTCGCACGCGCCCTCATCAAGGACGCGCCCGACTTCGGCGTGGGCCGCCACCTCTCGCCGCAGCAGGAACTCCAGCTCTACCGCCACTACGGCCTCGACGCGAACCCCCCGGAACCGCACGAGGACGTCGAGTTCGGGAGCATCGCGGGCCGCGAGGACGCCTGA
- a CDS encoding CPBP family intramembrane glutamic endopeptidase, whose amino-acid sequence MPVEEGLVAGTFPDEGPARRIFRNETLLVLALSLGASGVSALISFIGSVTRPGGLKDQAATMNASAAPGRPWLDLAWQLFGIASALVPVALVLHLLTRERASGRDLGFDLRRPWSDLGRGAVVAAVVGSVGIAFYLGARGLGFNLTVVPEALPAVWWKYPVLVLSAVQNAVLEEVIVVGYLLRRLGQLGWSPMAALVAGSVLRGSYHLYQGIGGFFGNLAMGVLFVLLYRRWGRVGPLVVAHSFLDIGAFVGFALLAGRVDWLPTG is encoded by the coding sequence GTGCCCGTTGAGGAGGGCCTGGTGGCCGGAACTTTTCCCGACGAAGGGCCCGCGAGACGAATTTTCCGTAACGAGACGCTGCTCGTCCTCGCGCTCTCGCTCGGCGCGAGCGGCGTTTCCGCGCTGATCAGCTTCATCGGTTCGGTGACCCGCCCCGGGGGTCTCAAGGACCAGGCCGCCACGATGAACGCCTCGGCCGCGCCGGGCCGTCCGTGGCTTGATCTCGCGTGGCAGCTCTTCGGGATCGCGAGCGCGCTCGTCCCTGTGGCGCTCGTGCTGCACCTGCTGACGCGGGAGCGGGCGAGCGGCCGGGATCTCGGCTTCGACCTGCGCAGGCCCTGGAGCGATCTCGGGCGCGGCGCCGTGGTCGCGGCGGTGGTCGGCAGCGTCGGCATCGCCTTCTACCTCGGGGCGCGCGGCCTCGGCTTCAATCTCACGGTGGTGCCCGAGGCGCTGCCCGCCGTGTGGTGGAAGTACCCGGTCCTGGTGCTCTCCGCGGTGCAGAACGCGGTGCTCGAAGAAGTCATCGTCGTGGGCTATCTGCTGCGCAGGCTGGGGCAGTTGGGGTGGAGCCCGATGGCGGCGCTGGTGGCCGGCTCGGTACTGCGCGGCTCCTACCACCTCTACCAGGGCATCGGCGGTTTCTTCGGCAACCTCGCGATGGGCGTGCTCTTCGTGCTTCTGTACCGCAGGTGGGGGCGGGTGGGGCCGCTCGTCGTCGCGCACTCCTTCCTCGACATCGGCGCCTTCGTCGGCTTCGCGCTGCTCGCGGGCCGGGTGGACTGGCTGCCGACGGGCTGA
- a CDS encoding bifunctional nuclease family protein: MNELDVVGVRVEMPSNQPIVLLREVGGDRYLPIWIGAGEATAIAFAQQGMTPARPLTHDLFKNVLEAVGQELTEVRITGLKDGIFHAELVFASGIEVSARPSDAIALALRTGSPIYGAEELLDSAGIAIPDEQEDEVEKFREFLDQISPEDFGTNSQ, encoded by the coding sequence GTGAATGAGCTCGACGTCGTAGGTGTCCGGGTCGAAATGCCCTCCAACCAGCCGATCGTGCTCCTGCGAGAAGTGGGAGGCGACCGGTACCTTCCCATCTGGATCGGTGCCGGCGAGGCGACGGCCATCGCCTTCGCCCAGCAGGGGATGACCCCTGCCAGGCCGCTGACGCACGACCTCTTCAAGAACGTGCTCGAAGCCGTCGGTCAAGAGCTGACCGAGGTCCGTATCACCGGCCTCAAGGACGGCATCTTCCACGCGGAACTCGTCTTCGCCAGTGGTATCGAGGTCAGCGCTCGTCCCTCCGACGCCATAGCGCTCGCGCTGCGCACCGGCTCGCCGATCTACGGTGCGGAGGAACTGCTCGACAGCGCGGGGATCGCGATCCCCGACGAGCAGGAGGACGAGGTGGAGAAGTTCCGCGAGTTCCTCGACCAGATCTCTCCCGAGGACTTCGGGACCAACAGCCAGTGA
- a CDS encoding DNA polymerase IV, with amino-acid sequence MRRAPTVLHLDMDAFFAAAEQAAKPSLRGKAVVVGGLGPRGVVSTASYEARSFGVHSAMPTAQARRLAPNAAYLFPRFTLYRSVSEQVMELLGALSPLVEPLSLDEAFVDLEAGGVAFDAGTARAVGERLRADIRARTGLTGSVGLAASKMLAKIGSERAKPDGLVLIEPGTERELLAPLSVRVLPGIGPATGDHLRRAGISTIGEIAEAGEDELVRLLGKAHGAGVYAMSLAHDERPVVAEREGKSVSVEDTYDLDIHDRVRVRAEVAALADRCVGRLRASGRSGRTVVLKVRRYDFSTLTRSETLRAPTDDPAVVREAAARLLELVDTTGGVRLLGVGVSGLADFTQEVLFARTTAGEEPLALAPEPLRVTSPVPVPSVPPAPRWRPGQDVVHTEHGPGWVQGSGLGRVTVRFETPYDERPGRVRTFAVDDPELSAGEPLPLVRGTGTGEVRPGAAGVP; translated from the coding sequence GTGAGACGTGCCCCGACCGTGCTGCATCTCGACATGGATGCCTTCTTCGCCGCTGCCGAGCAGGCGGCGAAGCCGAGCCTGCGCGGGAAGGCGGTCGTCGTCGGGGGGCTCGGTCCGCGCGGCGTCGTCTCCACCGCGTCGTACGAGGCGCGCTCCTTCGGGGTGCACTCGGCGATGCCCACGGCGCAGGCGCGCCGCCTCGCGCCGAACGCCGCCTACCTCTTCCCCCGCTTCACGCTCTACCGGAGCGTGAGCGAGCAGGTAATGGAGCTGCTCGGGGCGCTCTCGCCGCTCGTGGAGCCGCTGAGCCTCGACGAGGCGTTCGTCGACCTGGAGGCCGGTGGCGTGGCCTTCGACGCGGGGACGGCGCGCGCGGTGGGGGAGCGGCTGCGGGCCGACATCAGGGCGCGGACGGGGCTGACGGGCTCCGTGGGGCTCGCCGCGTCGAAGATGCTCGCGAAGATCGGCTCCGAGCGGGCCAAGCCGGACGGGCTCGTGCTGATCGAGCCGGGCACCGAGCGCGAGCTGCTCGCGCCGCTCTCCGTGCGGGTGCTGCCCGGGATCGGCCCCGCCACCGGGGACCACCTGCGCAGGGCCGGGATCAGCACGATCGGGGAGATCGCGGAGGCGGGCGAGGACGAACTCGTACGGCTGCTCGGGAAGGCGCACGGCGCGGGGGTGTACGCGATGTCGCTCGCGCACGACGAGCGGCCCGTCGTCGCCGAGCGGGAGGGGAAATCGGTCTCGGTCGAGGACACGTACGACCTGGACATCCACGACCGGGTACGGGTACGGGCCGAGGTCGCCGCGCTCGCCGACCGCTGCGTGGGGCGGCTGCGGGCGAGCGGGCGCTCGGGGCGGACCGTGGTGCTCAAGGTCCGCCGGTACGACTTCTCGACGCTCACACGCTCCGAGACGCTGCGCGCGCCGACCGACGACCCGGCCGTCGTGCGCGAGGCGGCGGCGCGGCTCCTGGAACTCGTGGACACGACGGGCGGGGTGCGGCTGCTCGGGGTCGGTGTCTCCGGGCTCGCCGACTTCACGCAGGAGGTGCTGTTCGCGCGGACGACGGCGGGGGAGGAACCCCTCGCCCTGGCCCCCGAACCGCTCCGGGTGACCTCGCCCGTGCCCGTGCCGTCAGTGCCGCCCGCGCCGCGGTGGCGGCCGGGCCAGGACGTCGTGCACACGGAGCACGGGCCCGGCTGGGTGCAGGGCAGCGGGCTCGGGCGGGTCACCGTGCGCTTCGAGACGCCGTACGACGAGCGCCCGGGGCGCGTACGGACCTTCGCCGTCGACGACCCGGAGCTGAGCGCGGGGGAACCGCTTCCGCTGGTGCGGGGCACGGGCACGGGCGAGGTGCGGCCGGGGGCGGCGGGGGTGCCGTAG
- a CDS encoding MerR family transcriptional regulator — protein MRSSGDSRVGGVPGRRPNGEAPLPLRGGGPGPQAVVPAPAVGYRGPTACVAAGITYRQLDYWARTGLVEPSVRAAQGSGTQRLYSFHDVVVLKIVRRFLDTGVALQNIRGTVRHLRHRDPKDLEGMTLMSDGATVYECTSSEEVVELLQGGQGIFGIAVGVVQRDVEAALAQLHGERVDEGETVIRGGEAAGDELAARRRNRAV, from the coding sequence GTGAGAAGCAGCGGCGACAGCAGGGTGGGGGGCGTCCCCGGGCGACGCCCGAACGGCGAGGCTCCCCTGCCGCTGCGCGGGGGTGGACCGGGGCCGCAGGCGGTCGTTCCCGCGCCCGCGGTGGGATACCGGGGGCCGACGGCGTGCGTGGCGGCCGGTATCACGTACCGCCAGCTCGACTACTGGGCGCGCACCGGGCTCGTGGAGCCGAGCGTGCGCGCCGCGCAGGGCTCGGGGACCCAGCGCCTCTACAGCTTCCACGACGTCGTTGTCCTCAAGATCGTGCGGCGCTTTCTCGACACCGGGGTCGCGCTCCAGAACATCCGCGGCACCGTGCGGCACCTGCGCCACCGCGATCCGAAGGACCTGGAGGGGATGACCCTCATGAGCGACGGGGCGACGGTCTACGAGTGCACGTCGTCCGAGGAGGTCGTGGAGCTGCTCCAGGGCGGCCAGGGCATCTTCGGTATCGCCGTGGGGGTCGTGCAGCGCGATGTCGAGGCGGCGCTCGCGCAGCTGCACGGTGAGCGGGTCGACGAGGGCGAGACGGTGATCCGGGGCGGCGAGGCCGCCGGGGACGAACTCGCGGCGCGGCGGCGCAACCGGGCGGTGTGA
- a CDS encoding MerR family transcriptional regulator, which yields MVDRARGGAGLDGTAAERTRPTGTAAGRTRPVSIGAVLNILREEFPEVTISKIRFLEAEGLIEPQRTPSGYRKFTPRDVERLGHVLRMQRDHYLPLKAIREYLDAVERGERPTAPLVGRQSGPPPRDEVTVSRLGRAELLAAAGVDEAELTDWESYGLVAPLPDGHYDARLVRIARLVSELGRHGIEPRHLRATKAAADREAGLVEQVVAPLVRHRNPQTRAQAEERTRELADLATGLHSALVELALDLRS from the coding sequence ATGGTGGACAGAGCGAGGGGCGGTGCCGGTCTTGACGGCACCGCCGCCGAGCGGACTCGCCCGACGGGCACCGCTGCCGGGCGGACCCGTCCGGTGAGTATCGGGGCGGTGCTCAACATCCTCCGCGAGGAGTTCCCCGAGGTCACCATCTCCAAGATCCGCTTCCTGGAGGCCGAGGGGCTCATCGAGCCCCAGCGCACCCCCTCCGGGTACCGGAAATTCACCCCGCGCGACGTGGAGCGCCTCGGCCACGTCCTGCGGATGCAGCGCGACCACTACCTGCCGCTCAAGGCGATCCGCGAGTACCTGGACGCCGTCGAACGCGGTGAGCGCCCGACGGCACCGCTCGTCGGGCGGCAGAGCGGACCCCCACCGCGTGACGAGGTGACCGTGAGCCGCCTCGGCCGCGCCGAACTGCTCGCCGCGGCCGGTGTGGACGAGGCGGAGCTGACCGACTGGGAGTCGTACGGCCTCGTCGCCCCGCTCCCCGACGGGCACTACGACGCCCGCCTCGTGCGGATCGCCCGGCTCGTCTCGGAGCTGGGGCGGCACGGCATCGAGCCCCGGCATCTGCGGGCGACCAAGGCCGCCGCCGACCGCGAGGCGGGCCTCGTCGAACAGGTGGTCGCCCCCCTCGTCCGCCACCGCAACCCGCAGACGCGGGCGCAGGCGGAGGAACGCACCCGCGAGCTGGCCGACCTGGCGACGGGGCTGCACAGCGCGCTGGTCGAGCTGGCTCTCGACCTGCGGTCCTGA
- a CDS encoding DUF5999 family protein — protein sequence MCQHQPPCPTALSADRDAALPVAHHPEQGWSLLCNGVLLFEDTGEILPDGSVIAPHRPAADTVTTAA from the coding sequence ATGTGCCAGCACCAGCCACCCTGCCCCACCGCCCTCTCCGCCGACCGGGACGCCGCCCTGCCGGTGGCCCACCACCCGGAGCAGGGCTGGAGTCTGCTGTGCAACGGGGTCCTGCTCTTCGAGGACACCGGCGAAATCCTCCCGGACGGCAGCGTCATCGCCCCGCACCGCCCGGCGGCGGACACGGTGACGACGGCGGCCTGA